The DNA window tcaagaaaaaaaatttaaacttccgTTACGTCTTGGGTGCAAGAACATAACCTGGGTGCAAGAACACGAtgtctcaaaaatgaatatgtaATACGAGTTATTAAAAACCGAAAGATATaagtaatttatgtattatatgactaattatatgatttttgacGTCAAAATTTTtcacaactttaaaatagaatgaaaatcaaagttttgacaaaaacttaatttttttaaaaattttaaaaacaaaaaaacatatGGAAAATTGGAGAATCACACACACGCATGAGATTTTAGTGTGATTTCAAATTGTACAGGGTTTAATTTGCTATTTAACCCTCGAGAGCTTCTTACAGATCACTGGCAACTCCCAAATCAAGCAGCTGAAAACCTAGGAAACACAAGTGCTTCCAATTACATGCTAGCTCTTCCAATTAGGTCAATGGGAGTTGAGAAGGAAGTTCTCAGAAACGGGTCCGGTTCGAAGCCCGTCTCCGGTCAGAAGGTTACCGTTCACTGCACCGGTTTTGGTAAAAATGGCGACCTTTCCAAAACGTTCTGGAGGTAAATCGCTTTTTATTGGGTTTTTTTTCGTCGGATGATTCTGAAAAAAGGGAAGAGATATTGGAATTTGGGTTTGAATTACATGTTTTGGATGATAGCACAAAGGATCAGGGCCAGACGCCCTTCTCTTTCCAAATTGGTCAAGGCAAAGTGATTAAAGGTATTTCTTTTACGTGTGTTTagtttttcattttattttttattcttctACTTGTATTTGTTTATTTAATGGCTGATTTGTATAATTGTTTTCCATCTTATCACTTGATTTGGTTAGAAGTGAGAAGACAGGAATTGAGAGTGAGATTTGTGCTGGGTTGGTGAAGGAAAGGATTGACGAATTCTTGGCTTGGTTTTAGTTTTCTTTAGAGTTTGTGCTGAAAATACGAGCTGTATAGGATTTAGTAGTTTGGTTGGAAGGTGAAGGCAGCGTGAGTGGTTTATTGCATTTGCGGGCCACTTAATGTATTTTGGGGGCCAAACATTAACAGATTTTAAAAAAGGAGTTTTGTATTGTGTTGTTAGAAATATAACTGAAATATGAAGCATACATGAATTTGATGGCCCAAGTTTCCACATATAGGTTAGGGTTGCCCGTTGCCAAACCCTACGCAGCTACAGCTTTTTAAAGGGTAAAAAATAGTTATAGGTTTCAAAATTGTGGATTAAAATGAAGGATTTTGAAATCCTTCAGTCTGCTTATACCTGGAAGAACTTCCTTGATTGAGCATTCATTACTTGGGGTTCAAATATGTGATGACCGATTTGATTTTACATAGTACCAAAAAAAAATGTGGGAAAATGTTACTCCAT is part of the Primulina eburnea isolate SZY01 chromosome 1, ASM2296580v1, whole genome shotgun sequence genome and encodes:
- the LOC140829199 gene encoding peptidyl-prolyl cis-trans isomerase FKBP12-like — encoded protein: MLALPIRSMGVEKEVLRNGSGSKPVSGQKVTVHCTGFGKNGDLSKTFWSTKDQGQTPFSFQIGQGKVIKGWDEGVLGMQVGEVARLRCSPDYAYGANGFPAWGIQPNSVLVFEIEVLSAE